From the Bacteroidia bacterium genome, the window AGTAATCGTAACAGGAGCATCGTCCGGCATAGGACGATCGTGTGCAATTGCTTTCGCAAAAAGGAAGGCAAAAATCGTGTTAGCAGCAAGGCAGCAAGATAAATTAGATGAATTAACGAAAATCATAGAAGCGATGGGCGTTGAAGTACTTGCTGTTAAAACGGATGTACGCAGCGAACAAGATTGCATTCATCTCATCGAAAAAACCGTTGCACGTTTTCATACCATTGATATTTTGATAAACAATGCGGGAATTTCAATGCGCGCTTTATTCGAAGACCTTGAGCTAAAGGTGATTCGCGAAGTGATGGATACTAATTTTTGGGGCGCTATTTATTGCACCAAATATGCCTTGCCTTATTTATTGAAAAGCAAAGGATCCGTAGTTGGAATGTCATCTATATCTGGCAAAAAAGCCTTACCGGGACGCACCGGATACTGCGCTTCCAAATTTGCATTGGAAGGCTTTTTGGAAACATTGCGATTGGAAAATCTGAAAACAGGCTTACATGTGTTGATTGCTTGTCCGGGATTTACGGCTTCCAATATCCGCTTTACCGCGCTGGCAAAAGATGGCAGCGTGCAAGGAGAAAGTCCGCGCAATGAAGAAAAAATGATGCAACCCGAAGAAGTAGCGGAACATTTAATTGATGCAATAATCAAACGCAAACGAAATATTGTTCTCACCACGCAAGGAAAATTAGTATTGTGGATTAATAAATTTTGGCCGGCAACTTTAGATAAAATCATTTACAATCAAATGTCAAAAGAGCCTGATTCACCGTTAAAACAGCCTTCTTGAAAGAGTAAATAAAATAAGAAAAAGAATTCAAAAAAATAATGGCAGTATTTTTGATATATCAGCAATCACTAACAAAAAAAAATTATGAAACTATTTATTAAATTTTCAGCAATAGTGGTTGTACTCAGTGCAATGTCTTGCTATCCAACTCGTGTTGTTTATCGTGACCCGCCGCCACCACA encodes:
- a CDS encoding SDR family oxidoreductase, whose protein sequence is MKDKVVIVTGASSGIGRSCAIAFAKRKAKIVLAARQQDKLDELTKIIEAMGVEVLAVKTDVRSEQDCIHLIEKTVARFHTIDILINNAGISMRALFEDLELKVIREVMDTNFWGAIYCTKYALPYLLKSKGSVVGMSSISGKKALPGRTGYCASKFALEGFLETLRLENLKTGLHVLIACPGFTASNIRFTALAKDGSVQGESPRNEEKMMQPEEVAEHLIDAIIKRKRNIVLTTQGKLVLWINKFWPATLDKIIYNQMSKEPDSPLKQPS